A window of Candidatus Hydrogenedentota bacterium contains these coding sequences:
- a CDS encoding STAS domain-containing protein, translating to MLTIDKFENGLVTVLRLDGDIDEDGMNVLRLSLMECIQAQRCHVVVNLSQVKFVSYMGVGVLVERLRQLRAVKGDLKLTGVNLYTERLFRMVGITNVFETFATEAQAVQSYAEAA from the coding sequence ATGTTGACCATTGATAAATTTGAGAACGGTCTGGTCACGGTATTGCGCCTCGACGGCGATATCGACGAGGACGGCATGAACGTGCTGCGCCTGAGCCTCATGGAGTGCATCCAGGCCCAGCGCTGCCACGTGGTCGTGAATCTTTCCCAGGTGAAGTTCGTCAGCTACATGGGCGTTGGTGTGCTCGTGGAGCGCCTGCGCCAGTTGCGCGCGGTTAAGGGCGATCTGAAGCTGACGGGTGTGAATCTCTACACGGAGCGTCTTTTCCGTATGGTCGGAATCACGAATGTGTTTGAGACTTTCGCCACGGAAGCCCAGGCGGTTCAGTCCTACGCCGAAGCGGCCTGA
- a CDS encoding division/cell wall cluster transcriptional repressor MraZ: MYYGESQTAIDDKGRITVPQQFRQVMEVHDHDTWFMTRGFDGAIFLFEKSQWEKLKDLGSGHSPLDPRMLDFRRMFLGSAAKVKLDKAGRLAVPALLREYAGLQKDSVLLGVEDHLELWSKEGWCTFQQQQMASYKQMAAELFAAAKSGNGKTEGAERDVDH; the protein is encoded by the coding sequence GTGTATTACGGTGAATCACAGACAGCCATCGACGACAAGGGACGGATCACCGTCCCCCAGCAGTTTCGTCAGGTGATGGAAGTCCATGATCACGACACGTGGTTCATGACCCGCGGCTTTGACGGCGCGATTTTCCTGTTTGAGAAGTCGCAGTGGGAAAAGTTGAAAGACCTCGGAAGCGGCCATAGCCCCCTCGACCCGCGGATGCTCGATTTCCGCCGGATGTTTCTGGGCAGTGCCGCGAAAGTGAAGCTGGACAAGGCCGGGCGCCTCGCGGTGCCGGCCCTCCTGCGGGAATACGCGGGCCTGCAAAAGGACAGCGTCTTACTGGGCGTAGAAGACCACCTGGAGCTCTGGAGCAAAGAAGGTTGGTGTACCTTCCAGCAGCAGCAGATGGCGAGTTATAAGCAAATGGCCGCGGAATTGTTCGCCGCGGCGAAGTCCGGGAACGGAAAAACAGAAGGAGCGGAGCGGGATGTTGACCATTGA
- the rsmH gene encoding 16S rRNA (cytosine(1402)-N(4))-methyltransferase RsmH: MLHIPVMADEALHWLSVRPDGVYVDGTAGAGGHSSLIAARLSGGRLLALDRDPSAVVLAGERLREFPCATVHHANYAELASVLAVAGIDGVDGVLIDAGCSSMQIDTAGRGFSFQENGPLDMRMNPEAGEPAAALLRRWSREEVESILRDYGDVGPAGRIATAIKEAAFGGRLETTHDLVAAVKAALPFLSETPEEVRTVFQAIRIAVNDELAGLRRGVEAAIDCLNPGGRLVVIAFHSGEDRIVKQVMREASRKRHTLHPDGRVKATEAARLKVLTPGPVEAGAGECARNPRAKSARLRAGERC; the protein is encoded by the coding sequence GTGCTTCATATCCCCGTCATGGCCGATGAGGCCCTGCACTGGTTGTCGGTTCGTCCCGACGGTGTGTACGTGGACGGAACGGCGGGTGCGGGTGGACATTCCTCGCTGATTGCGGCGCGCCTTTCGGGCGGCAGGCTGCTGGCTCTGGATCGGGATCCGTCGGCGGTGGTGCTTGCGGGCGAGCGGTTGCGCGAATTTCCCTGCGCGACGGTGCATCACGCGAACTACGCCGAACTGGCGTCCGTGCTGGCGGTGGCGGGAATTGACGGTGTGGACGGCGTGCTCATCGACGCGGGTTGTTCCAGCATGCAGATCGACACGGCGGGTAGAGGCTTCTCCTTTCAGGAAAACGGCCCCCTCGACATGCGGATGAACCCGGAAGCTGGCGAGCCCGCGGCCGCGCTCCTGCGGCGCTGGTCCCGCGAGGAAGTCGAGAGCATACTGCGTGACTATGGCGATGTGGGCCCCGCGGGACGGATCGCGACGGCGATTAAGGAGGCCGCCTTCGGTGGCCGTCTTGAAACGACCCATGATCTTGTGGCGGCGGTGAAGGCGGCGCTCCCCTTTCTATCGGAAACGCCGGAAGAGGTCCGAACGGTCTTCCAGGCGATTCGCATCGCGGTGAACGATGAGCTCGCGGGATTGCGCCGGGGGGTGGAGGCGGCGATCGACTGTTTAAATCCGGGCGGCCGACTGGTGGTGATTGCATTTCACTCGGGTGAAGATCGGATCGTGAAGCAGGTGATGCGGGAGGCCTCCCGCAAGCGCCATACGCTCCATCCGGACGGACGGGTGAAGGCCACGGAAGCGGCCCGATTGAAAGTATTAACCCCGGGGCCCGTGGAAGCGGGCGCGGGGGAGTGTGCGCGCAATCCACGCGCGAAAAGTGCCCGGCTCCGAGCCGGGGAGCGGTGTTGA
- a CDS encoding transpeptidase family protein: MFRSRSGAKKEELSPYGERLNPHQQRSARLMMTAFLAVFAVIALRLHFVHLIPNKALNVEEAKHIGEVTLREPRGEIYDRNAIRLATNKSVPSLWVDCTTLEDPAAFAAAVASPLGLEAGELTRRLNERTPDGKLYKFKWVKRWVTEPAEEAALADLLVEWEKILHVRYESLRHYPQRTAAAQLLGFVNRNDEASEGVELSYDKHLSSEQGVYRARTDTARRLLESRVLEYTPARAGEALQLTLDVNIQHHLEEVIDQRLIDCKASKGMGILMNPHTGEILAMATRPAYDPNFYESYTDEQRKNIAIVDVFEPGSAFKIVAAAAALEEGLITRKTMINCENGGFNPYGHYIKDHHPLGVEPFEHCFAESSNVAIIKVAKMVGPERFEQWIRAFGFGQRTSRDFPAGAESPGIFRPRKQWNGLSMGSLPMGQEIAVTMPQLARAFSVIANGGYLVEPYFVERAIAKDGTETYKHQQDTRKRVISEETAKTMRELLNFAVQTGTGDDAAIAEYDVGGKTGTAQMASATGRGYDKDRYTTVFAGLAPINNPKLVCVIVIKEPMIARNFRYGGYVCGPVFKDVVRDALVRLNVPADHPPEAGEEVKVARAMPVPTAAEAAAAEEVLPVDGDTVVERLSEEEIESLMLAMEDQMESLDGLELTAPTGDVQAGDPVLPDLTGLTKRQVYEKLQALGLPWDPRGSGRVVSQSPAPGTPASPGTLCVVDFARGPLEVAEMDESSDASKASEKVNDQS, from the coding sequence ATGTTCAGGTCGAGATCGGGCGCTAAGAAAGAAGAGCTGTCCCCCTATGGGGAGCGATTAAATCCCCACCAGCAGCGCAGCGCGCGCCTCATGATGACGGCCTTTCTGGCCGTCTTTGCCGTTATCGCCCTGCGCCTTCATTTCGTTCACCTGATCCCCAACAAGGCCCTGAACGTGGAGGAGGCGAAGCACATCGGCGAGGTGACGCTTCGCGAGCCCCGGGGCGAAATCTACGACCGCAACGCGATCCGTCTCGCGACCAACAAGAGCGTGCCCTCGCTCTGGGTGGACTGCACCACGCTGGAGGATCCCGCCGCCTTCGCCGCCGCCGTGGCCTCCCCCCTCGGCCTCGAAGCCGGAGAACTGACCCGGCGCCTCAACGAGCGCACGCCCGACGGCAAGCTGTACAAATTCAAGTGGGTCAAGCGCTGGGTTACCGAGCCGGCGGAAGAGGCCGCGCTGGCCGACCTGCTGGTGGAGTGGGAGAAGATCCTCCACGTGCGTTACGAGTCCCTGCGCCACTATCCCCAGCGGACCGCGGCCGCCCAACTGCTCGGCTTCGTGAATCGCAACGACGAGGCCTCCGAAGGGGTGGAGCTGAGCTACGACAAGCACCTGAGCAGCGAGCAGGGCGTCTACCGCGCGCGCACGGATACGGCCCGGCGCCTGCTGGAATCGCGTGTGCTTGAGTACACGCCCGCCCGGGCCGGTGAGGCGCTCCAGCTCACGCTGGACGTAAACATCCAGCATCACCTGGAGGAAGTGATCGACCAGCGACTGATCGACTGCAAGGCATCCAAGGGTATGGGGATCCTCATGAATCCCCACACGGGTGAGATCCTCGCCATGGCGACACGCCCGGCCTACGATCCGAACTTCTACGAATCCTACACCGACGAACAGCGAAAAAACATCGCCATCGTGGACGTGTTCGAGCCCGGATCGGCCTTCAAGATCGTGGCGGCGGCCGCGGCGCTTGAGGAGGGCCTGATCACGCGCAAGACGATGATCAACTGCGAGAATGGCGGTTTCAATCCCTATGGGCACTATATCAAGGACCACCACCCGCTCGGGGTGGAACCCTTTGAGCACTGCTTCGCGGAATCCAGCAACGTAGCCATTATCAAGGTGGCCAAAATGGTGGGTCCGGAGCGTTTCGAGCAATGGATCCGGGCCTTCGGATTCGGCCAGCGCACCAGCCGGGACTTTCCGGCCGGCGCCGAGAGCCCCGGCATCTTCCGCCCGCGCAAGCAGTGGAACGGCCTGTCGATGGGCTCGCTGCCCATGGGGCAGGAAATAGCCGTAACCATGCCCCAGCTCGCCCGCGCCTTCTCGGTCATCGCCAACGGCGGCTATCTGGTCGAGCCCTACTTCGTGGAGCGGGCTATTGCCAAGGACGGCACGGAAACCTACAAGCACCAGCAGGATACGCGGAAGCGCGTTATTTCGGAAGAAACCGCGAAGACCATGCGTGAATTGCTGAACTTTGCGGTGCAGACCGGCACGGGTGACGACGCCGCCATCGCGGAGTACGACGTGGGCGGCAAGACGGGCACCGCCCAGATGGCAAGCGCCACGGGTCGGGGCTACGACAAGGACCGCTATACCACGGTGTTTGCCGGTCTCGCCCCCATCAACAACCCGAAGCTCGTCTGCGTGATCGTTATCAAAGAACCCATGATCGCCCGCAACTTCCGCTATGGTGGTTACGTCTGTGGACCCGTGTTCAAGGACGTGGTGCGCGACGCGCTGGTGCGATTGAACGTTCCGGCGGATCATCCTCCTGAAGCGGGGGAAGAGGTGAAAGTGGCCAGGGCGATGCCCGTGCCCACCGCTGCGGAGGCGGCCGCCGCGGAGGAAGTTCTCCCCGTCGACGGCGATACCGTGGTGGAACGGCTGAGCGAGGAAGAGATCGAATCGCTCATGCTGGCGATGGAAGATCAGATGGAAAGCCTCGACGGACTGGAACTAACCGCGCCAACCGGGGATGTACAGGCTGGAGATCCCGTCCTGCCCGATCTCACGGGTCTGACAAAGCGCCAGGTGTATGAAAAGCTTCAGGCTCTCGGTCTGCCGTGGGACCCCCGGGGTTCCGGTCGGGTCGTTTCCCAAAGCCCCGCGCCGGGTACGCCCGCGAGCCCGGGCACGCTGTGCGTGGTGGATTTCGCCCGAGGTCCGCTGGAAGTGGCCGAGATGGACGAATCAAGTGACGCGTCGAAAGCATCGGAAAAAGTGAATGACCAGTCATGA